The following coding sequences lie in one Oncorhynchus nerka isolate Pitt River linkage group LG14, Oner_Uvic_2.0, whole genome shotgun sequence genomic window:
- the LOC115124254 gene encoding ictacalcin-like: protein MSKVQQGMALLISAFHKYSGKEGDKTTLSKGELKDLLNAELGEIMGKNTDQAKVDKIFKDLDANSDGIVDFQEYVTLVACLTMVCNEFFTKK from the exons ATGTCAAAGGTCCAGCAGGGTATGGCATTGCTCATCTCAGCCTTCCACAAGTACTCTGGCAAGGAGGGCGACAAGACGACCCTGAGCAAGGGAGAACTCAAAGATCTGCTCAATGCTGAGCTTGGAGAGATCATGGGG AAAAACACTGACCAGGCAAAGGTTGACAAGATCTTCAAAGATCTGGACGCTAACTCAGATGGCATTGTGGACTTCCAGGAGTACGTCACACTGGTGGCATGCCTGACCATGGTGTGCAATGAGTTCTTCACCAAGAAGTGA